The nucleotide window GGGCCGAGCGGCTCGGGCAAGAGCACGTTCCTGCGCTGCTGCAACGGGCTGGAGACGGCCGAGCAGGGCACCATCGAGATCGTCGGCAAGAAGCTTGTCGATCACGGCAAGATGATGAACGAGAACGCGCTCAACGAACTGCGCACCGAAGTGGGCATGGTGTTCCAGTCGTTCAACCTGTTCCCGCATCTGACGGTGCTCGAGAACGTCACGCTGGCACCGAAGAAGCTGCGCGGCATGAAGGGCGCGGAAGCCGAGAAGCTGGCGCGCGAGTTGCTCGCCAAAGTGGGGCTCGCCGCCAAGGCCGACGTGTTCCCGGGCACGCTCTCGGGCGGTCAGAAACAGCGCGTGGCCATTGCGCGTGCGCTGGCCATGCAGCCGCAGGTCATGCTCTTCGACGAGCCGACGTCGGCGCTCGATCCGGAACTCGTGGGTGAAGTGCTGCAAGTGATGAAGGCGCTCGCCAACGACGGCATGACCATGCTGGTCGTGACGCACGAAATGGGGTTCGCTCGCGAAGTGGCCGATGTGGTCGTCGTGATGGATCAGGGCCGCATCATCGAAGCGGGCGCGCCCGAACAGATTTTCACCGCACCGCATGAAGCGCGTACGCGTGAGTTTCTGCAAGCAGTTATCGCACGGTAAGGGCAAGGCAGGTACACGTATGACAATCGATCGAACGGTGTGGCAAGGCCGTGTGGATACTGGCGAGGCCGGTCACACGCTGCGTCTGCATCAGGTGCTTCGCGACTACGATGCGGCGCAGGTTGCAGGCGGCGCTGTCGTCCTGGGTTTTTGCAGTGACGAAGGCGTGCGCCGCAATCACGGGCGTCAGGGCGCGGTAGCTGGCCCCGACATGCTGCGCCGGGCGTTGGCGAGCCTGCCCGTGCAGGGCACGCCGGCCGTGTTCGACGGCGGCAACATCGTGTGCGCCGACGACCGGCTCGAAGCGGCGCAAGCCGCTCTCGGCCATCGCGTGGCCGAAGTGCTGGCCGCGGGCGCGCGTCCGGTGGTGCTCGGCGGCGGTCACGAAATCGCCTACGGTACGTTCCTGGGCATCGCCGAACACTTCGGCGACCGCCTGCGCGACGAGCCGATCCTGATCCTCAATTTCGACGCGCACTTCGACTTGCGCGCACAGCCGACGGCTAGCTCGGGGACGCCGTTCTGGCAGATCTCGCAGCTGCTCGCCGGGCGTCAGGCGCCGTTCCATTACGCGTGTCTCGGCGTGAGCCGGTACAGCAACACCGACGCACTGTTCGAACGTGCGAAGGCGCTGGATGTCGACTTCTGGCTCGATTCGGAAATGCTGGCGCATCGTCTGCCGGAAATGTGCGAACGGCTCGAGAAGAAGCTCGCCCGCGTGAGCCACGTCTATCTGACCATCGACATGGATGTATTGCCGGGCGAGAAGGCCCCGGGCGTGTCGGCACCGGCGGCGCACGGCGTGGCGTTCGAAGTGGTCGAGACGCTCATCGGTGTGGTCCGCCGTTCGGGCAAACTGCGTGTGGCCGATATTGCCGAGTACAACCCGACGTACGACCGCGATGGATTGACGGCGCGTGTGGGTGCGCGTCTGCTGCACCCGCTGATCACGCAATTGGAAGGCTGAGCCAAGGCCGAGTGCCTCGCGGGACGGAAAGCACGAAGGGAAGCAGGACGGAAAACCGAATGCACGGTTGCGTGCGGGAGACGATGGGCGAGAAGGGTTATTTGCGCCAATCGCGGAATTTCTGCGCGACAATAGGGCGGGCGATCGATGGTGATCGCCCGCCCTATTTGTTTGGTGCGTTTTTTGGTGCGCTGCCGCAAAATTCCCCGGATTTCGCGGGTCGCGCGCCGTCCGAAGTCGACAAGCGAGGTCACGATGACAGAGCAGACGAATTCCCCCAACGATGCCCACACCGAAGTCGCCACCTTGGCCGGTGGTTGTTTTTGGTGTCTCGAGGCTTGTTACCAGCAGCTCGACGGCGTGAAGCGCGTCGTCTCAGGGTATGAGGGCGGTCAGGTCGATAACCCGAGTTACGAGCAGGTTTGCGAAGGCGATACCGGCCACGCCGAGGTGGTGCGCCTGACTTACGATCCGGACATCGTCAGCTATGAAGAATTGCTGATCGTGTTCTTCTCGATTCACGATCCGACCACGCTGAACCGGCAGGGCAACGACGTCGGCACGCAATATCGTTCGGCGATCTTCTATCACGACGAAAAGCAGAAGCAGGTCGCCGAGCATCTGATCGCCGAGTTGATGGCCGAGATGACCTATCCGGCACCGATCGTCACGCAGGTCGTTGCCGAAGAGACGTTCTGGCCGGCGGAGGCGTATCACCAGAACTACTTCGTTCAGCATCCCGATCAGGGCTACTGCGCGTATGTTGTCGCCCCGAAACTCAAGAAATTCCGCGAGAAGTTCTCGCGCCGCTTGAAGGCTGCTTGAAGGCCGCTTGAAGGCCGCTTGAACGTAAGCGCCGGACTCGCACGTGAGACAGATACCGAGCTCACGTGCGGCGTCGCGTGCCGCGCTTACGCATCGGCG belongs to Pandoraea norimbergensis and includes:
- a CDS encoding amino acid ABC transporter ATP-binding protein; the encoded protein is MSNVKKDIGAPILKIEGLGKAYGSHQVLKGIDFEVDARQVVVVIGPSGSGKSTFLRCCNGLETAEQGTIEIVGKKLVDHGKMMNENALNELRTEVGMVFQSFNLFPHLTVLENVTLAPKKLRGMKGAEAEKLARELLAKVGLAAKADVFPGTLSGGQKQRVAIARALAMQPQVMLFDEPTSALDPELVGEVLQVMKALANDGMTMLVVTHEMGFAREVADVVVVMDQGRIIEAGAPEQIFTAPHEARTREFLQAVIAR
- the hutG gene encoding formimidoylglutamase, whose product is MTIDRTVWQGRVDTGEAGHTLRLHQVLRDYDAAQVAGGAVVLGFCSDEGVRRNHGRQGAVAGPDMLRRALASLPVQGTPAVFDGGNIVCADDRLEAAQAALGHRVAEVLAAGARPVVLGGGHEIAYGTFLGIAEHFGDRLRDEPILILNFDAHFDLRAQPTASSGTPFWQISQLLAGRQAPFHYACLGVSRYSNTDALFERAKALDVDFWLDSEMLAHRLPEMCERLEKKLARVSHVYLTIDMDVLPGEKAPGVSAPAAHGVAFEVVETLIGVVRRSGKLRVADIAEYNPTYDRDGLTARVGARLLHPLITQLEG
- the msrA gene encoding peptide-methionine (S)-S-oxide reductase MsrA; translation: MTEQTNSPNDAHTEVATLAGGCFWCLEACYQQLDGVKRVVSGYEGGQVDNPSYEQVCEGDTGHAEVVRLTYDPDIVSYEELLIVFFSIHDPTTLNRQGNDVGTQYRSAIFYHDEKQKQVAEHLIAELMAEMTYPAPIVTQVVAEETFWPAEAYHQNYFVQHPDQGYCAYVVAPKLKKFREKFSRRLKAA